In the Methanothermobacter marburgensis str. Marburg genome, TTATATCGTCCAGTCCCTTAACCCCCGTACCTAACCTGGGTATAGCATCCATTTATTTACCCCCCTTAATCCATTCAGATACATTTATGAATTCAAATATGAGGTTTCCCTCTCTATACCATATGGAATTCGAATGTGAGGTTCTCGTCCCTGCTCCTCAGCGTTGAGGTCTGTATGACGCTTCCCTTGATGCCGGTCCAGGTGAAGCTCCTCATCAGCATGGCCCTGAATATGAGTGAGAAGATGGGATTCTGACGTGCCTCATTGATCCAGGGAAACGTTTTAAATTCAAGTACATGCCGTGACTTCTCCTTTCGGAGTGTGGTCTCGATTCCAAGGTTCCCGAGAAACCCTGAAAGCCACTTTATATATGCATTGAAAACCCTCTCGGGCGCCCTACCTGACCTGATATCCTCAACAACCCCCAGCTTCTCCATCATCCTCTGGAAGTTGGGTTTGAGGTTCTTCTCAAACCTGTCTGCAAAGTTCTTTATGATGGCATTTCTGAGCTGTGGGGGGATTGAAGATGCAAAGACTGGCACAGCCGAAACAACGAATCCATAAAGCTGGGCCTTTGACCTCTCACGGATGAGTTCCTCCCTCCTCTTCTCAGCCTCCACCCTATCTGTGATATCGTGTCCTATTATCTGGAGGAGGTTCTTCTCGGTTGTTGTCTCAATGTGGTGGAGTGTATCTCAAAATGATGCTTTTTCCCCCTCACATCAACAAATTCGATTTCAAAGGTTTTGTGCTCATGGTTCATGAGGTTAAGAATCTTCTCAAGGACCTCCCTTGATAGGAAACCCTTCCTCTCGAGGATGGAAAGTTTCTTACCCCTTAGCTTCTTTCTATCAAGCCCTGTTAACTCCTCTACGTTTCTGTTTGCAAAGAGTATCCTTGAGTCAGAGTCCAGGAGGATTATGGGGTCGGGTGATGTTTCAAGGAGTGCCCTGTACCGTTCCTCACTTTCGCGGAGTTTACTGTCCATTCTGTGTTTATATAGGGCCACCTCGATTGCACTGTGAAGCTCACGGTCCTCAAAGGGCTTTATTATATACCCGAAGGGCCCTGTGAGTTTCGCACGGCTCAGGGTCTTTTCATCAGAGTATGCTGTAAGGTAAACAACGGGTATATTCATCTCCTCTCTTATGACCTCTGCCGCCTCTATCCCGTCCATTTCACCCTTAAGCACTATATCCATGAGTATAAGGTCAGGTTTCTCCTCACGGGCAAGTTTTATTGCCTCCTCACCTGAGGCTGCCATGCCAACCACACGGTAGCCGAGGCCCTCGGCCCGGTGCTTGATGTCCATGGCCACTATACTCTCATCTTCCACAACGAGCAAACTTGTAGGCGACATTCAATCCTCCCTGGATATCATCCATCCCCCGCATTAAGGTTCACACAGTCAATAAGTATTATGTAAGGGTCACTATAAATAATTTGCTGGAAAATTCCGTTATCACCCCATAAAACACTTCCGAACTGCAGAAAACCCTATGGGGGGGATTCAGCCATTATCACCCCTTCTGAAGTGTCTGTATATTCTCTCTGCCACCGGGCGGTTCATGCCCCTTACCGCTGCAAGTTCCTCCACACTGGCATTCCCTATACCCTCAACACTTCCAAAGTGCTCCAGGAGGGCCCTCTTCCTCCTGGGACCAACACCCCTTATACCGTCAAGTTCTGACTCAAGGGATTTTCTGTCCCTGATCCTCCGGTGGTATTCAACTGCAAACCTGTGGGCCTCGTCACGGAGGTGCCTGAGCAGCTGAAGGGCGCCATCTGACACCTCAACTGGCTCTGAAAGGCCCGGAAGGTATACATCCTCCTCCCTCTTTGCTATACCCACAAGAGGCAGATCCACACCACATGACCTGAGGGCATCCAGTGCTGCTGAGAGCTGCCCCTTACCCCCGTCAATCAGTACAAGGTCCGGTTTTTCAGTTTCATCACCGGAGTACCTCCTCATGACGAGTTCCCTCATCATGGCATAGTCATCCGGGCCCATGGTCCTTATACGGTAGCGGCGGTACATTCCAGGGGCGGGTTTACCATCCAGGAAGACGGCGACTGAACCTGTTGCGTGTTCACCACCAATATTGGATATGTCAAGGCCCTCAATCCGTCTGGGAATGGAGGGGAGCTTGAGTTCACCCTTAAGTTCAAGGAGCGCATCCTTCACCTTACCCTTCTGTTGGAGGATGACGGAGGCGTTCTTCCAGGCGATGTTCAGGAGTCTCCTGCCTGAGCCCCCCTCTGGTGAATGTATCCTGACCTCACCACCCCTGAGCTCAGAGAGCCACTCTGCTATGACCTCATCCCCTACCGGGTACTGCACCAGGATCTCTGAGGGGATATAACGGGGGATTGCATAATACTGCTTGAGGAAGGACTCAAGGATCTCCCTCCTATCTGCTGAGCCCCTCAGCATGAAGTCGTCCTTCCCTGTGATCTTACCGTCACGGATCTGCAGAACCACAACGACGGAGTTATCACCACTTGTCTCCAGGGCCACTATGTCCTGGTCAATGGAGTCTGTGAAGGCCGCATACTGCCTCTCCATAACCTCACGTATTGATTCAATCTGGTCCCGGATAACCGCGGCCCTCTCGAATTCCAGCTTTTCTGAGGCATCGCGCATCTCAGCCTCAAGAGCCTCAATAACCTCCCGGTACCGGCCCTGGAAGAAGAGGTCAACCCTTTCGATGATCTCAAGGTAGTCCTCCCTGCTTATCCCACCATCGCAGGGGGCATGGCAGAGGTCTATCTGGCTGTTGAGGCAGGGCCCATCCATCCTTCTGCAGCTTCTGATTTTGAAGAGGGACTTTATGAACTTCAGGGTCTTCCTCACGGAACCGGTATCGGTGAATGGCCCGTAATACCTTGCACTGTCGCCCCCGATGGTCCTTGTTATGATTACGCGGGGGTATTCCTCATCTGTTATCTTTATGAATGGGTACCTCTTATCATCCTTGAGGCGGACGTTGTAGGGGGGCCTGTACCTCTTTATTAGGTTGGATTCAAGGATGAGGGCCTCCTTTTCATTCTCTGTGAGGATGTACTCTATGCTGTCAAGGTGCCTCATCATTACCCTGAGGCGGGGGTTCTCGTGTTCCCTGAAGTAGGATGCGACCCTCTTCCTTATTGAGACCGATTTTCCAACGTAGAGGACCCTGTCGTTTTCATCACGGAATATGTAAACGCCTGTCCTGTCTGGAAGTTTCCCTGGATCCCTTACCCTTGTCAACGTATCATCCCTTTAACATTCTAAAAGTGCATCTGTATACCGGCTATCGTCCCTTCTAACTGCAGGGGTATACCGTCGATGTATCATTCCTTTAACATCCTAAGACTGCAGATGTATACTTGATGTATCACTCTTCTAACTGCAAAGGTATATATAATGTGACCTGAAAATATATTTTCACCATAAATCGAGTTTCTCATTTTAAGTGATTTGTGATGAAATTTAAACTGGTATCAGATTACAGACCCCTCGGGGATCAGCCAAAGGCGATAAGGTCCCTCGTTGAGGGTATAAACGCGGGGATGAGGGAACAGACCCTTCTGGGGGTCACAGGGTCAGGTAAGACCTTCACCATCGCCAATGTCATCGAGGAGGTCCAGAAACCAACGCTGGTCATATCCCACAACAAGACACTGGCTGCGCAGCTCTACGAGGAGTTCAGGGAGTTCTTCCCTGATAACGCGGTGGAGTACTTCGTGAGCTACTATGACTTCTACCAGCCAGAGGCCTACATACCACAGACAGACACCTACATAGACAAGGAGGCCTCAATAAACGATGAGATAGACCGGATGAGACACTCGGCCACCCAGGCACTCCTATCCAGGGACGACGTTATAGTGGTATCCAGTGTATCCTGCATCTACGGCATAGGGGCCCCCGCAGATTACGGTGAGTTCACCCTCCACCTTGAGGTGGGCTCCTCCATAGGGAGGGAGGAGATCCTCTCAAGCCTTGTCAGCATGCAGTACGAGAGGAACGACGTGGAATTCGACAGGGGCCAGTTCAGGGTCCGCGGCGACACCATAGAGATAAACCCCATCCACGGAACACCACCAATCAGGATAGAGCTGTTCGGGGACGAGGTGGACTCCATATCAACCGTCCACAGGGTAACAGGTAAGAGGCTCCAGAAACTGGACCGCATAACGGTATTCCCTGCCAAGCACTTCGTGATCCCTGAGGACAGACTCCAGAGGGCCATAGAGTCGATAGAGGAGGAACTTGAGGATCGACTAAGGGAACTCAGGGCCCAGAATAAACTCCTTGAGGCCCAGCGCCTGGAGCAGAGGACGAGATTTGATATTGAAATGCTGCGGGAGATGGGATACTGCCAGGGCATAGAGAACTACTCAATGCACCTCAGCGGCAGGAAGTGGGGTGAGAAACCCAACACCCTCCTTGACTACTTCCCCGATGACTTCCTGACGGTCATTGACGAATCACATGTGACCGTCCCCCAGATAAGGGGCATGTACAATGGTGACCGGGCAAGGAAGGAGACACTCGTTGAGTACGGCTTCAGACTCCCCAGTGCAAAGGAGAACCGTCCGCTACGCTTCGACGAATTCCAGGAGAGCATAAACCAGGTGATCTATGTATCTGCAACCCCGGGTAAATATGAGCTCTCCAGGAGCCAGAACATCGTTGAACAGATCATAAGGCCCACTGGCCTCGTGGACCCGGAGGTCAGGATCCGGCCTGTTAAGGGACAGGTTGACGACCTCCTCTCTGAGATAAGAAGGAGGGTTGAACTTGGCCAGAGGGTTCTCGTAACCACCCTCACCAAGAGGATGGCAGAGGACCTCACCGACTATTATTCACGGGTTGGTGTGAGGGTGAGGTACCTCCACTCAGAGATAGATACCCTTGAGCGTGTTGAGATCATAGACGACCTCAGACGTGGCGAATTCGACTGCCTGGTGGGTGTGAACCTCCTCAGGGAGGGCCTGGACCTACCGGAGGTTTCACTGGTGGCGATCCTCGACGCCGACAGGGAGGGCTTCCTCAGATCAGAGACCTCCCTCATACAGACAATCGGGAGGGCCGCCAGGAACGTCAACGGCCAGGTGCTGATATACGCCGACAGACTCACAGATGCGGTGAAAGCAGCGGTTGAGACCACCAACAGGCGAAGAAAGCTCCAGATGGAGTACAACCGCAGGCACGGTATAAAGCCAAGGAGCACAAGAAGGACCCTCAGGGAGAAGAAGGAGAAAGAGGAGATTAAGGCTGAGGAGATACCCCGGGATGAACTTGAAGTCATAATAAAGGACCTTGAGGCCGAGATGCGTGAGGCCGCAAGGAACCTGGAATTCGAGAGGGCCGCGAGACTCAGGGACCAGATAATGTCCCTTAAGGGGTCCTCATCAAAATAAAACCGAACTTTATATGAATAAGTGGAGATTCTGAGAGTTATGAGTGGAAAGATAGTTATTAAGGGTGCAAGGGAACACAACCTCCAGAACATTGACCTTGAACTCCCAAGGGATAAATTCATCGTTATAACAGGTATAAGCGGGTCAGGGAAGTCCTCCCTGGCCTTTGACACCATATACGCTGAGGGCCAGCGGAGATACGTTGAGTCCCTCTCAGCCTATGCAAGGCAGTTCCTGGGGCAGATGAAGAAGCCCGAGGTGGACTACATAGAGGGCCTCTCCCCTGCGATATCCATAGACCAGAAGACCACGAGGGTCAACCCCCGTTCAACCGTGGGGACCATAACAGAGATCTACGACTACCTCCGGCTCCTCTTTGCAAGGATAGGTAAACCCCACTGCTACCTCTGCGGAAGGGAGATAGAGCAGCAGACATCAACCCAGATAGTGGACCGTATAATGGAGGACGATGAGGGCACAAGGATCATCATACTGGCACCGGTGGTGAGGGACAGGAAGGGCGAGCACCAGAGGGTTTTTGAGAGGCTCAGGGAACAGGGATTCGTAAGGGTCAGGGTTGATGGTGAAATAAGGGACCTTGACGAGGAATTCAATCTTGACAGAAACCGGAAACACTCGGTTGATGTGGTGGTGGACCGCCTTGCTGTTAGAAAGGACACTGAATTCAGGAAGAGGCTCGCGGACTCTGTTGAAACAGCCCTGGAGATGGGTGAGGGTACACTCCGGGTTCTCTACCATGACACCGGCCATGAGAGGGTCTACAGTGAACACTTCGCCTGCCCTGACTGCGGCATAAACTTTGAGGAGATAAGCCCGAGGATGTTCTCATTCAACAGCCCCCATGGGGCATGTCCAGAGTGCAATGGGCTTGGAAGCAAACTTGAGATCGACCCTGACCTCGTCGTACCCTACCCTGAGCGATCCATAAATGAGGGGGCCATAGTCCCATGGAGCAGGTCAGGTAAGAGGGACAACTACTACCACCAGATGCTGAGGGCTGTTGCAGAGCACTACGGCTTCAGCCTGGACACCCCCTTCGGTGAACTGGACGAGGAACACAGGAGGGCCATCCTCTACGGGACAGATGAGAAGATCCAGTTCGTATTCCAGCGTAAAAACAGAACCTACCGTGCTAACAGGCGCTTCGAGGGTGTTATACCCAGGATGGAAAGGATCTACATGGAGACCAAGTCCAACTACATGAGGACCTACATAGGTAAATTCATGAGCAACCATGCATGCCCGGTCTGTAAGGGGAGCAGGTTGAGACCGGAGAGTCTCTCGGTCACTGTGGGTGGAAAATCAATACATGATGTTGTTGAAATGTCGGTTAGCGAGGCCCACAGCTTCTTTGAGGGCCTTGAACTCACCGGGAGGGAGGAGTACATCGCAAGGGAGATACTCAAGGAGATACGTGAGAGGCTACGGTTTCTGATTGACGTGGGCCTGGACTACCTTACACTTTCAAGGTCCTCAGGCACACTCTCAGGTGGCGAGGCCCAGAGGATAAGGCTTGCAACCCAGATTGGATCGGGCCTCGTGGGGGTACTCTACATCCTGGACGAGCCCAGCATAGGCCTCCACCAGCGGGATAACATGAGGCTGATTGAGACACTCAAGAGACTCAGGGACCTGGGGAACACCCTGATAGTGGTTGAACACGACGAGGAAACCATACTCTCCGCTGACCACGTGGTTGACATTGGACCCGGTGCCGGGGAACACGGTGGACACGTGGTTGCAGAGGGGACACCCCAGGAGATAATGGAGGACCCGGCATCCCTCACAGGGGCGTATCTATCGGGCCGGGAAACAATACCTGTACCCAAATTCAGGAGGGCTCATTCAGGGAAGTACCTCACGGTGAGGGGGGCCAGGGCCAACAACCTCAAGGACATCGATGTGAGGATCCCCCTGGGTGTCTTCACCTGCGTCACCGGCGTATCAGGTTCAGGTAAGAGTACACTGGTCAACGAGATACTCTACAGGGGGGTCTATGAGAGGCTCCACCATAAGCACATGAATGCAGGTGAGCACACCGACATCGAGGGCCTTGAGCACATCGACAAGGTTGTGATGATAGACCAGTCACCAATCGGTAGAACACCAAGATCAAACCCCGCCACCTATACAGGTGTATTCACCCATATAAGGGAACTCTTCGCCCAGACCCCCGAGGCAAAGAAGAGGGGCTACAGGCCAGGCAGGTTCAGTTTCAACGTCAAGGGGGGCCGCTGCGAGGCCTGCAGTGGTGACGGGATAATCAAAATAGAGATGCACTTCCTTGCAGACGTCTATGTCCCATGCGAGGTCTGCAGGGGAAGGAGGTACAATGAGGAGACCCTTGAGGTAAGATACAGGGGTAAGAACATAGCAGAGGTCCTTGATATGACCGTGGAGGAGGCCCTCGAGTTCTTTGAGAGCATACCCCAGGTGAGGAAGAAGCTGCAGACACTCTATGACGTGGGCCTTGGCTACATAAAGCTGGGTCAGCCAGCCACAACACTATCAGGTGGTGAGGCCCAGAGGGTCAAACTGGCAAAGGAACTTGGGAGGAAGAGCACCGGAAAAACGCTCTACATCCTTGATGAGCCAACCACAGGACTCCACTTCGATGACATCAAGAAACTCCTCAATGTCCTGGGAAGGCTTGTGGACGCAGGTAACACAGCCGTTGTGATAGAACACAACCTTGATGTTATAAAGTCTGCGGACCACATCATAGACCTTGGACCTGAGGGAGGTGACAGGGGAGGCCTTGTGGTTGCTGAGGGTACACCAGAGGAGGTTGCTAACTCAGGAACGCACACTGGCAGATTCCTCAGGGACGTCCTCAGCGGGGTGCAGAATGAGAGTGTCCCCGTGGGACAGGACACCGGAAAGTAGCGGGTTTGCCTGCTCTCAGTGATCAGTTTCCCGGTTAATTCTTCACCGGGTCTTTTTTAAACCACATACCCCTTCCATATTCTTTATCGTAAGATAAAGGTGTTTTACTCTACTTATTGTAAGATAAAAGTGTTTCACTCCACTCCTTTAAAGGAAATTTTTTATATGATCATCCCCATAAATTTTATGTGGTTATCATGAAATACCGTGAAGACCTTCTGATGATGATTGCAGCGGCAGTTATGATGTTATCCTTCAACTGGATACATGGAATTTTTCTGATTTTACCTCTCATCGCAATCCCAAAACCCTCAGGAAGGGTAATTAAATGGGCTCTTTTTGCTTTTGCAGTATTCACGGCTTTACTCATAATTCAGCCAATGACACGCGCAGTTGGATTCAACATATCAGATGAACTCTTCAGGATAGTCCTCCTGATGCTCTTCACAGTAATGATCGCACTACTCATTGAGAGGATTGAGAAGGTCCGCTCCCTAAGAGAACTGAACAGGGAACTGGCAAAAAAGGCCGCAGAACTTGAGGATGCCAATAAGGAACTGGAGGCATTTGCATACTCAGTCTCACATGACCTCCGCGTCCCTTTAAGGGCCATCGACGGGTTCTCAAGGATACTTGTTGAGGACTATGAGGATAAACTTGATGATGATGGTCTCAGGGTCATTGGAATAATCAGGGAGAACACAAAGAAGATGGGGCAGCTCATCGACGACATCCTCCTCCTATCAAGGGCTGGAAGGCAGGAGATTAACCCTGTGACTCTGGACATGAGGGAACTTGCAGAGTCAACCTACCGGGAACTTGCCTCACAGGAGGAGGGAAGGGTCATAGAGTTTTCGGTGGAGGACCTCCCCCCTGCAATGGCAGACAGGGTCCTAATGGGGCAGGTGATGGGTAACCTCCTCTCAAACGCCATAAAATTCACAAGGGACAGGAACCCAGCAAGGATTGAGGTGGGATACATGGACGGGGGCGATGAGCACATCTACTATGTCAGGGATAACGGGGCAGGATTTGACATGAAGTATGTGGGAAAACTCTTTGGACTCTTCCAGAGACTCCACAGTCAGGAGGAATTTGAGGGAACCGGCGTGGGCCTCTCAATAGTCCAGAGGATAATAAAGAGGCATGGAGGAAGAGTCTGGGGTGAAGGTGAGGTTGATGCCGGCGCAACAATATACTTCACATTACCAAAGGCGGTGGGATAATGACAGATACAGATATACTCCTTGTTGAGGACAACCCGACAGACGCTGAACTGACAATAAGGGCACTGAAGAAAAACAACCTTGCAAACAAGCTCCACTGGGTCAAGGATGGTGCAGAGGCCCTTGACTACATATTTGCAAGGGGATCCTACTCTGAGAGGGACCCTGATAATCTCCCGAAGCTCATACTCCTTGACCTCAGGATGCCCAAGGTTGATGGGCTTGAGGTTCTCCAGGAGATTAAGAGAAATGAAAGCACATCCAGAATCCCGGTGGTGGTTTTGACTTCATCCAAGGAGGACCGGGATATAGTTGAGAGCTACAAGCTTGGGGTTAACAGCTACGTGAGCAAACCCGTGGAATTCGATGAATTCATAAACGCGGTTTCAACCCTGGGATTCTACTGGATGATCATAAATCAGCCACCTGAGTAGTTCGCATGGTGTATATTCAGAGGATTTCCAATGTCAGAAAAGGTTAAGGTGCTGATCCTTGAGGACGTCCCCCTTGACGCTGAACTTGTCATAAGGGAGCTTGAGAGGGATGGTATAGACTTCCAACATCTCACAGTTGACAGTGAGGACTCCTTCAGAAGGGCCCTTGAGGAATTCCAGCCAGACATCATCCTGGCCGACCATGCCCTCCCCGACTTTGACGGTGTATCAGCCCTGAGGATAGTGAGGGAGAGAGATAATATCCCCTTCATATTCGTGAGTGGAAAGATTGGGGAGGAATTTGCCGTTGAGATGCTGAAGGCGGGGGCAACAGATTACGTACTCAAAAATAACCTTTCAAAGTTACCCCTGGCTTTCAGGAGGGCCCTTCAGGAAGCAGAAGAGGAGAGAAAGGTCCGGGAGGCTCAGAGGGCCCTTGAAGAGAGTGAAAGGAAATATAGGGCCCTCTTTGAGAAATCAGGTAACCCAATATTAATATGTTCACCCGAAGGCACAATACTTGACGTTAACCCTGCTGCAGCGGGATTCCTCAAATCATTTGCTGATGATATAACCGGCAGAAACATCAGTGAATGGATCAGTGAGGAGGACTTTAAAAGGCTCATGGGGGACTGCGAGGGTGGCCCTATGAAGTTCACAGTGGGTCTACGGGGCCGCACCCTCGACGTATCCGTAACAGCGGTTGAGGTGGATGATGAAAAGCTTATTTACTTGATGGGCAAGGATATCACGGTCCAGAAGAGGATTGAAAAGGAACTTAAGGCCAGCAAGGAGGAGTACAGGGTAATATTTGAGAATACAGGTACCCTCACAATTATCTGTGGCAGTGATATGGTGATAGAGCTTGCAAACAGTGCCTTTGAAAGGTTTTCTGGTTACAGCAAGGGGGAAATACAGGGTTACATGAAGCTCACGGACTTTGTGGATCCCTCTGATGCAGGGCGTATAGAGGCATACCACAGACTAATGTCAGTTAACCCTGATGCCATACCGAAGAACTTTGAGCTCACACTCAAAAACAGGAGGGGTGAGGAGAGGAACTTCTTTGCAACGACGGTTACCATCCCTGGGAGCAAGAAGTGCCTTCTATCCCTCATGGATATAACCCATAAGAAGTCGGTTGAGAAGCGCCTTCGAGAATCCCTTAAGGAGAAGGAGCTGCTCCTCAGGGAGATACACCACAGGGTCAAGAACAACCTCCAGATAATATCAACCCTCCTGATGCTGCAGGCATCCATCACAGGGGACCCCCGACTGCGGGAACTCTACATGGACAGCCAGCACAGGATAGAGGCCATATCGCTCATACATGAAAAGCTCTACGAGTCAAGGGACCTATCACGGGTCAACCTCAGGGACTACATCAAGACACTTCTCAGTGACCTCCTTGACTCATACGGTGCAGATAGAAGTGAGATAGATGTGAGAATCCGCGTGGATGATGTGATGCTTAACATCGAAACAGCAATTCCCTGTGGCCTCATAATAAATGAACTTGTAACCAACAGTATAAAGTACGCATTCCCTGATGATGGAGGCGAAATTACCGTGGAGGTTCACAGAAATGGTGGCCGTTACACCCTCATCGTTTCAGATAACGGTGTGGGCCTGCCAGAGGACCTTGACCTTGAGAATATCAGCACCCTGGGTCTAAGGATTGTGAGAAACCTTGTGGATCAGATAAATGGTGAACTCAAGATAGAGAGGCCCGCCAGGTTCACGGTGAAATTCCGTGAGGTTGAGTACAGTAAGAGGTTTTAGGTTCAGGATGACTATCAGATTCCGGTAACAATTCATCCTTCAAATCAGGTACAGTAAGAGGTTCAGGTTTAAATGATTATCAGGTCCCGGTAATTCATCCTTCAAATCAGGTACAGTAAGTGGTTTCAGGTTCCAGATGTGCTTGCTTTTAAACTGCCACAGGCGGCTTAAAGGTCAGATTTCACATCAAATTTTAAGTTTCAGTGATTCCAGAATGACTGAGGATCATCTGAATTAAAAAGATCTTGGGGAGATTTTATGGCAAGAATTCTTGTTGTTGAGGACGAGGCCATAGTGGCAATGGGTATAAGACACAAACTTGAGACAATGGGCCATGAGGTGGTGGATACCGTCTCAACAGGCAGGGACGCCATAAGGGCAAGTAAGATACATGAACCAGACCTTGTCCTCATGGATATAGTTCTCAAGGGTGAAATGGACGGAATAGAGGCCGCAAAGGAGATAAGGGACCGCTTCAACATCCCCATAATCTACCTCACAGCCTACGCCGATGAGGAGATGCTGGCACGTGCAAAGATAACAGAGCCCTACGGGTACATTGTGAAACCCTTCAAATCGTCTGAACTCAACGCCAACATTGAGATGGCGATATACCGGCACAGGTCT is a window encoding:
- a CDS encoding histidine kinase dimerization/phosphoacceptor domain -containing protein — its product is MSEKVKVLILEDVPLDAELVIRELERDGIDFQHLTVDSEDSFRRALEEFQPDIILADHALPDFDGVSALRIVRERDNIPFIFVSGKIGEEFAVEMLKAGATDYVLKNNLSKLPLAFRRALQEAEEERKVREAQRALEESERKYRALFEKSGNPILICSPEGTILDVNPAAAGFLKSFADDITGRNISEWISEEDFKRLMGDCEGGPMKFTVGLRGRTLDVSVTAVEVDDEKLIYLMGKDITVQKRIEKELKASKEEYRVIFENTGTLTIICGSDMVIELANSAFERFSGYSKGEIQGYMKLTDFVDPSDAGRIEAYHRLMSVNPDAIPKNFELTLKNRRGEERNFFATTVTIPGSKKCLLSLMDITHKKSVEKRLRESLKEKELLLREIHHRVKNNLQIISTLLMLQASITGDPRLRELYMDSQHRIEAISLIHEKLYESRDLSRVNLRDYIKTLLSDLLDSYGADRSEIDVRIRVDDVMLNIETAIPCGLIINELVTNSIKYAFPDDGGEITVEVHRNGGRYTLIVSDNGVGLPEDLDLENISTLGLRIVRNLVDQINGELKIERPARFTVKFREVEYSKRF